Genomic DNA from Echeneis naucrates chromosome 14, fEcheNa1.1, whole genome shotgun sequence:
AAACTATTTAGAGGAATCAAGACACTTCTTTTTCCATTAGTGTACAACCAGACAACCACAGTATTACTATATTACATAAGAAAGGCAGTATACTGTACGTACTTATATATATGTCACATGCTGTGGGATGGATTTCTTGGAGAAATATTAACCTGCTTCCTGTTACGATGtcagaaaaatgacattgatGTTAAGTTACCATAAAGGGGAATAGTGTAGGTTGCTGGTAATGACGCAGCAGATCACCCGTTTTAAGGATTGTGTCTTCGCCAGTTTATACCTGAACACTGATTCCATGTAACACGTCTTTCAGATGACTGTTTGGTGGCAGGCTCTTATCCTTCTTTGCTGCATACTGTGTTGTGTGGACTCTGCTCCGTCTCCTATCTCCCAAAAGACGAAGTATAAGAACTCCTTTCATCTCACAAGGTCCACCCGAACTCGTGTCCAGCAACTGCTGAAGAAATACGTGAGTCCTGGATAAAAGCTGCCTGCTCCTTTGACTTGTCCTATTATTCCCAGCCTGACACCATCTGGGTTACCTTTCCCACTGCACAACTCTTCCTTAATCATTAATATGTTACCTTTAACAGAATGAGCAGCTGCTGGGAAACAGACACTTTGAGGACAGAAGTCGGCAGTTGAAGGAGCTACCCTCGCTTTCCACAGAGTTTTTCAGCTGGCTGAATCTGACAGTTAGTATATGCCTTTGTTTAGAACCTAGAAAAAACACTTTCTTCTGCAAAGCACGGAATCAAAGTTTTCTGaaaatttctttcattgttttgaggattgttttcacttttgagAAAAACCTGACATTGGCAAAATATTTGTGCTCACAGAGTACAAACTTGTAAAAATTTGAGTGGAATTCCCCGTTTTGAATATCAACCATAGGAAAGGGTGTTGGGCAACAATTTCCTCCTGCAATCATCTGATCGCTTCTTGTTGTGCTTTTAGGACTGGGAACGTCTGCATGCTGCCTTCACAGACATGCAGGCCTTTTGCAATATGCTGGAGCGGAAGCGAAAAGAACTTCAGGAGGACAAAGAGCAGATTGCAGGCCACACCACTTTAACTCAGAACATGAAGCACATCCAACTGGATCTGAGGGACCTAATAGACCAAGTCAGCACTCAGGTACCCACAGTCTGAAGTCTTTGCATATTCTAATCCCTTTGCCAAAACTAGTCGgattaaatttattttgctttcttcCCCAGATGACTTACATGAAGAGCTCCTGGTCGAAACCAACGTCTCCCTTGGTACTGAACCCCACGAACTCAGAAGCCAGATCCAAAACTGTATGGGACCGCAGAGTAGAGGGTTACATCATTCTGAGGGATCTAGATCTTTACCTCACCAAGCTGGCAAGGGACTTCCTCCTACTTgcaaaaaaatcacatttctgaCTCATACTGACAAAGTGCTCAATGAGTTCAACaacatgtgtgcacacaaacaaggcTGCAAAATGCCAAACTGACAATAAGCACCTAACATAAAATTACAGTACTATCTGTAAAAACTAATCTGGCTTTAGTGGTGCCGTCAGCACTTTATGTAGGTTGATCATTTGAGCaagtttgcttttttaaatgatgtattGCAGGTTATTTAAGGGTTTTCATGGGTATTTCCCACAGTTTCTGTCTCACCTTTCACTCTAAGTTAGACCAAGGTTATCCGGTTTTTCCCCCCTGAAGTCTTCCATTTACTGGACTTTCCAAAGATATATTTgctatttattaaaatatttattaatgctatttatttcagtgatttattttagttttcttacAAAGTAGAGATACAGTGTTTTACATATGACTTATATATTTGATagataaatgtatttgtatgtgtctgACAATAAAGAGACAATGATTTCAAAATTGTGATGATTTTGTGTTATGATTTTCTGATTGACACACAACGTTGATGTTTATGAATCAATACTCTCTTCTTCATGTTGAGTGTGTACGCCTGTGGCATCTTCTTGTCAGACACAAGatgctgttctgttttcttcacgtggtgctggagccagggACAGTCTACAGAGGGGAATCAGattaaacacagtcagctggctgaaatatttttgaaatcaaAACACCCCTCTGTCCTGCAGGCTCCCCACATGACACTAGAAGAGCCACTGACTCACCACCAACAGATGTCCTCGTTTGCCTTTGGCCACCTTCATCTCTGAGCCCCGGACAAAATCAATGATTCCTTCTTTGCCACGAGCCACAGCAAACCTAATGCTGCATGCCACACACAAGGTGACAGTGAAGATCAGCGCTGCTGgaaaaacatgaacaacaaacatgacTTCTGGCACAGGTGAGCGGTCAGACAGGACTCACCTGCCAGGGCTGATGTTGACGTAGTCGATCTTGCCGGCCATCATGGCTAGCTTTGTCACTAGCTCAATCACATGGTTAGACTGCAGCACAACATCAGTCTGAGGCAGACAGAGATGGCTTTAGGGTGACTGCATGGTTGTATACGTAACAGTTATGACTACTATCTCCTACTGTACCTTCTGCTTATTGTCTTCAGTGGGCATGTGCACAACAAACATCCCATCTCTGAGAGAGCTCAAAGAGATACCTGTTTAAAGAGAAAATCAGGCTTGGACCcactaaaattaaaacagcGCTCAACACTTAAAGCACTgtgatgctgaaaatgaaacaaacaaacagtttggCTGTGATCATAAGTAGAGTTTTACTCAAATGCATTATACAGCCCCACAATAGGTTTCTACCTCTCATTGTGGCGTAGTCAATCTTTTGCTTGATCTTGGTCCTGTCCACCAGCACAGCAAAGTTATTAGTGAGGAGCAGCTGTCGGGGGCGTGGCTTGAAACCCCTCCTGTCGTATTTTGTGACTGATGCACCATACTGAAGAGCACAAAGGCGCACATTAATAGTAGTGACCAATTTCCTCAtcacaatttaaacaaaaaaaaaaaaaaaaacaacgctcCATCCTACCTGCACTTTGTCATTGCCAAGAGTCTGGACCACTTTGAGATTGATTTGCTCTCGCTCTATATGAAGCAACGGGAAAGCTTCTGTTTATGCTGTATTCCTATTGGTGCATCTAGTGGAAGATACTATAATGAAAAGGTAATGTGTGTATGAACACGTACCAACTCGGGTGTCCAGAAACAGCCTCCCAACACTTTCAGGATAGCTGTCTTTCTGATCTTTGAAGATCTCACTGGCTACAACTTTCTGCACCATcttaaggaaagaaaaaaaataaaggaaaacctCAGCGAGCCAAcgaaaaaatgaaacaaaataaaaaatgctgtgCATCTTCTGTGTTCACTGTACCTGTTTCTTCCATTCAGGCTGGACCCGCCTGCAATACTTCATTACCATGTTTCTCATGTGCAGCATCCGCAGGTACTCAGAAGCCTGCAGAGCACCATGAAATTGATAATGCagaatttttattaaaaactcCACAGATTATTTTATGTAGTGCATGTTATTGCTATTATCAGTCAGCAGAATGATGTGCAGCATGTAAGGGCTGTTTCTACCTCTGTGACCAAGGGAGGAGGTGTTGGCCAGCGTTTGTCGAGAACATTTTCAGGCAGGTTTTTACGCAGATTCTTGAGGAAGGAGTAGCGCACATGATCCAGGAAGTAATCATTCTCAGGGCCGTATTCGTTGTGACGATAGATGAATCCTTTTATGAAcctgagaaaaaacaaatgcagatacaaggaaaggaaacaatgacatttttgttgaattCCGTCTCAAAAACATataggcaaacaaacaaaatatcagTCAAGCACCTGCGGATTAACTCAGCCGCCTCTCGACGCCTCTTAGCCCTCCTGCGTGCTTTCATTCCTCGCCACCCAGACTGGATCACGATCactgtatatacacatacatgcacttATTAACGCAAACTTTTATGCTCAACCGAACGTCCCAGGGTACGACTGTTTAATAACAGAGTCAGTTCAAGCCTAAAAAGGCACGTTGGAAAAGTGAGATAGaataaaaatattgcaaaagataaaataaacaaataaatacatgaggTCACTATATTCCAGCATAAAATCTTTGAGTAATTAACAAAACAACGTTCTGGATCTCTTCAAGCATTTTTAAGTGAAAGTAAAACCCCAACACAAACTGTAGCGATTGTTCTGACCTGCATGCCTGATGCGTTGGTACTTGGCTCTCTCCCTGTAGCCTCGCCACGATGTCTGCAGAGTCAGAGCTGgaacaaaacaaggaaaagacaCTAGAAGTGGATTTCTGCGTTTCCATTAATATGTTAAAAAAGGCCCTGCTGTGGGTGCCCCCGACAAAACAACTGGTTTAGTGTTCGCCACTCAATTTAATCTGCTGATAAATTTCCTGTGCTGTACAGGGCTGTGTTTTGGaatcattattgttgttatgtCATATTATGTAATCCAAAACCCAGCAGACCAACAACATTACACACTATAACCTCAACTCAAGCTGAATTATCACCTCTAATACCACATGTATTTCATTTTAGCAATGACATCCTAATGTTTCTGATCCTGAACATGCGTACTTACCTATCTCTGGCTTTTTTGCTTCGAGTGCATCCTCAGTGGTGAAAAGTGTTTTTGGGAAACGAATGAAAATTTTTGATCTGGAGAGGGACAGATACTGGGATCAACACAAAGATGATGCTTCAGAGATATCTGGGAGACCCATAATTTAACATCTACCTGACAATGTTAGCATAATGACATTGCTTTGTCTGCCATCTCAAACAATACATTACCTGCCCAGTTTGTACTCTTCTGGTTTGTAGCCCAGGTGATTTATCAATGTGGACACACCATCAGCGAGTCTCCCATGCCAGTTGGGCCACGTCTCAGGACATAGTGGCTTGTACCTAAAATAATTTGCAGATAATTAGAATGGCAAAAAGCTGAACACACATTAAATAGAAGAACCACCAATGGGAATGCTAGTTGAGGTGAAGTTCTGGTCACCTCTGAAGGAAGGCTTCAAAATGACGTCGATAGGCAAAACCAGCTCTCCTGACCCTCAGGTTTTCCATCAGGCCTAGGTACTTCACCTGGTGTCTGACCAGAACTTCATCAAATCTGCCTGTAGGGATAGGTGTTATTCACTGCTGCTAACAATGCCATTATACtgataatatacattatattctATATCATATTGCGCTAGAGAGTACACTAGATTTTATACAGCATAGCCTTTATCTACCTCAAATTAGGAACAACCAGGCCGCTCTTCCAGTTTACATTCTTATCAGAAAACTATGAcaaaacttgtttttttaattacaccCTTTGTGTGATTGCATCCACACAAAATCTAATCAAAATACGTAAGACAGCGCAATGATAATATCCACTGCCAGACTTTTACTGTCAAATCTGCAGACATCTTCAAGCTTTATTAACATGGGCATTagccacaaaataaaagaaaaaacatgagcATTGGTGATTGAGGACTGAATTCCTTATAAATGAGAtgctatatgtgtgtgtggtgtggaaAAATTGTATCATTGGGATTGTTTACCATGTCAGCAAATTTTTATTCCTCCATGCAGAATTTGTCTCTGTGCGacacacaagaacaacaaaTTTGACACGTACCTGGCTGCTTGGCATCATTAGGTTTGATACAACGCACGTAGGATGGTTCTTTGGACATGAGGATTTCCATAAGCTTCATCAAGCTGTTTTTAAACTGAGTGGCAGCCTATAAGACagataaagaaacaaatatgaAACTCGACTTTCTGTATATTTGGGTGTCTGCATTCTCGGTAGAGAAAAAGTCAGAGAGAGACAAGCGAGAATGAGTGAAATCTTGAAAAACTGACCATTTCTGGGCGCTTCTGGTCCATTACTTCCTCTCTGTGGAAGCAGTGACTTAGTATCTGGTTGTCTGACTGGCACATGACCtgaacaaaccaaaccaaaaccacacattcaaatgtcaaaacagCACACTTTTGTCAAGGGGTTACACCTCACTCACTTCCAGTCCACTCACCTCTTTCAGGTTCCTGTTCAGCAAATCATTGTTCTTGTCTACAAAACCTGAGTGAAACAAACAAGAGCACTGCAGTTTGCCATCaagaaatctttgtttttatgggTCACCTTAATAAGTACCATGCCATAAAAGGATAAAATGGCACACCAATAAGCTGGCTGAGTTATATCTTACCCTTGACATTGTAGTTGACCTCTCCAGCATAATGCAGCAGCCTGAATTCTTCCCTACTCATTACTCTGCGAGTCTTTCCATTTGCCAGTTTGTGactgaaagacagaagatgTGCAAACATACATAGGTCTGCAGATATTAGCCCAAGTATAGTATATGTTTATACAGtacatacatactgtatattcacACAAATATTGAACGATGCATACGTGACAAAGTGAGGATGGCCGCCGAGTGTGTCCTCCAGTTTCTCTAAAAAGGAGAGATCGCCAGTCTCTCCTGGCCTCAGACACTCCTCGTCCTGAAAGACAGTCACACTCCTTAATTTAAGAATACAATGATAAATGTATGAACAGTAGCAGGTACAGAGACTATTATATAAACTAGGAGTTTTCATTTGTACCAGAATGGAGATGATGCCTTTGTGCTTTTCCTCTATGAGGTCACAAATGATTTTGTTGTCAAAGTACTGCACCGTCTCCCACTGAAATTAGTGAGAAACAGGTTAAAGTTTTGTTGGCACataaatggaaatataaatatgtcCAACCTAATCATTAGACAACCCAATCATGCATTGGCTCACTGCAATTCCTTCTGTCTCGTACTCCTCTTGCTCAGATCTGAGTGTGAGCTCAATaaagagctgctggagtttctCATTGCAGTAGTTGATGCAGAACTGCTCAAAGCTGTAGGCAAAGAAAAAGGCAACCAGGCAACCAAGCTCAGAGTTATGCTAAGAGATGCAGcttaatgtatgtatgtattgtatGTCAAGGGAACTTGTACCTGTTGTGTTGCAGGACTTCAAAGCCATAGATATCAAGAAGTCCTATAACTGAGGAGGACTTACTGCTGTGGTAGATTTCTTCCtgcacaacataaaacaaagcaacagcctCATGACGCGTTAAATATAAAATCCACGAGTGTACTTGAGTTGTTATCGGATTTCTACTCACCTTCAGAGCCAGCGACTGGTTGATCTTCTCCACCAACCAATTAAAGGTCCGACCATACACGGCCTTGGCTAAGGCATCACGAGCAGACATTGCCTGCTCAAAGTTTAGTGGGCTGATCATCTGTAATGGTGAGACGCATGCACAATACACAATCATGTAAACCCACAATACACACCAAAGGGCTGAAGTGTGGAACAAAGTGAAAGGGACTGCTACCTCCTCTCCTTTGGCAGTGAGTTTCTTGTGAGTGAGGGCCTCTGTCAGGGCCGAGCCATCAACACCCAGCAGCTGGAGAACAACAACATCTGTTCAATACCTCTTTGTGACTGTTGGTGTATATTTGAACTGTGGTAATACTGTAGGGATCTTTCTGACCTCTGTAAGGTTTGCTATCTGGGTCTCAGTGGTGATATAGGTTTCTCCTTCTTCCCCTTCTCCAAATTGAATGTTTCCCAGATGGAGAACACCAGAGATGATGCTCAGCAATTTCTGAAGTCAGCCACAAGAAGAACAGTTCAACAACTTCAACAACTTCATAAAAGAACCATGTTTTGAACAACTGGGCAGCTATTaccaaacacatacacaaaacacagttaGAACTAAAAGTGAGAATGAAAGAAtggaaaagaatgaaaacattctattaaaaaaaaaaacaaaaaacaacctgcCAGTGTAAAAATGTAAGTTTAGAAAGACTATGCATATTCATGTCACAGTGCTGTATACAGTGAACGGTTAAGGCATGGTTACTACAGTTTTAATTATTCCAATTCTAACCAGTAAATGTGGTAAGCCATACACcatgagtgaaaaacaaaacataacagaaGAGTCATTTATTGCTGGGACTGTTATTTACCTGCACCTCTTCCTCAGTGAAGCCAATTACAGAAAGGGCCTTCATCACAACCTTCCAATCGTTCTTGTCATTAATGGAGCTGACTCTGGGGCAGTTACCCTGAACAAGACAATTATATGTTACGTTAAAACTGACCTCAGTTTGAAAACAAGAAATTCATAGGACTTCTTTGGCAGCCGCACCTTGGCCAAATAGTTGTAGTTGTGCGGGTTTTTTTCCAGGTACAGTGTCTTCAGGAGCATTTCATCTCCTCCATT
This window encodes:
- the LOC115053932 gene encoding uncharacterized protein LOC115053932 gives rise to the protein MTVWWQALILLCCILCCVDSAPSPISQKTKYKNSFHLTRSTRTRVQQLLKKYNEQLLGNRHFEDRSRQLKELPSLSTEFFSWLNLTDWERLHAAFTDMQAFCNMLERKRKELQEDKEQIAGHTTLTQNMKHIQLDLRDLIDQVSTQMTYMKSSWSKPTSPLVLNPTNSEARSKTVWDRRVEGYIILRDLDLYLTKLARDFLLLAKKSHF
- the myo1ca gene encoding unconventional myosin-Ic codes for the protein MRYQGREVDVDGRVRLVMESALTARDRVGVQDFVLLENYNSEAAFIENLRRRFKENLIYTYIGSVLVSVNPYKELEIYSKQQMERYRGVSFYEISPHIYSVSDNTYRAMKTSRKDQCILISGESGAGKTEASKKILLYYAVTCPTNDRMAALGDRLLQSNPVLEAFGNAKTLRNDNSSRFGKYMDVQFDFRGVPVGGHILNYLLEKSRVVHQNPGERNFHIFYQLLNGGDEMLLKTLYLEKNPHNYNYLAKGNCPRVSSINDKNDWKVVMKALSVIGFTEEEVQKLLSIISGVLHLGNIQFGEGEEGETYITTETQIANLTELLGVDGSALTEALTHKKLTAKGEEMISPLNFEQAMSARDALAKAVYGRTFNWLVEKINQSLALKEEIYHSSKSSSVIGLLDIYGFEVLQHNSFEQFCINYCNEKLQQLFIELTLRSEQEEYETEGIAWETVQYFDNKIICDLIEEKHKGIISILDEECLRPGETGDLSFLEKLEDTLGGHPHFVTHKLANGKTRRVMSREEFRLLHYAGEVNYNVKGFVDKNNDLLNRNLKEVMCQSDNQILSHCFHREEVMDQKRPEMAATQFKNSLMKLMEILMSKEPSYVRCIKPNDAKQPGRFDEVLVRHQVKYLGLMENLRVRRAGFAYRRHFEAFLQRYKPLCPETWPNWHGRLADGVSTLINHLGYKPEEYKLGRSKIFIRFPKTLFTTEDALEAKKPEIALTLQTSWRGYRERAKYQRIRHAVIVIQSGWRGMKARRRAKRRREAAELIRRFIKGFIYRHNEYGPENDYFLDHVRYSFLKNLRKNLPENVLDKRWPTPPPLVTEASEYLRMLHMRNMVMKYCRRVQPEWKKQMVQKVVASEIFKDQKDSYPESVGRLFLDTRVEREQINLKVVQTLGNDKVQYGASVTKYDRRGFKPRPRQLLLTNNFAVLVDRTKIKQKIDYATMRGISLSSLRDGMFVVHMPTEDNKQKTDVVLQSNHVIELVTKLAMMAGKIDYVNISPGSIRFAVARGKEGIIDFVRGSEMKVAKGKRGHLLVTVPGSSTT